One Actinomadura viridis genomic region harbors:
- a CDS encoding LLM class flavin-dependent oxidoreductase: MKFSYAMLPDYPLTDSLASIRLADELGFYACYAADEPWHKDLWLLFAAAAAQTSQIRLGPSVSAVTLREPTLIAQAAATLDELTNGRAEVVLGSGNFGVLAQYKIDWAKTKPLTRVKEAVAVVRTLLDEGTITRDGEFYSYDGLFTFARPVQERLPVKIGAMRGPKSFQAAGELSDGVHHALSYSREAYEYAVENFRIGAERAGKDHTTLDIGAWVVFAVGPDSAAAKEAARSMVGLYASAMPSEQLERNGVDPADMVPIIEAIGAGDLAKAIELTTPEITEKLSLAGTPDEVRAKIEREIAPTGVNHMICAITDAGLVKSFTGREVEGVADVDTQLRLIHDELMPAFK, encoded by the coding sequence GTGAAGTTCAGCTACGCCATGCTCCCCGACTACCCGCTCACCGACTCGCTGGCGTCGATCAGGCTCGCCGACGAGCTCGGGTTCTACGCGTGCTACGCGGCCGACGAGCCGTGGCACAAGGACCTGTGGCTGCTGTTCGCGGCCGCCGCCGCGCAGACCTCGCAGATCCGCCTCGGCCCGAGCGTGTCGGCCGTCACCCTGCGCGAGCCGACCCTGATCGCCCAGGCCGCCGCCACGCTGGACGAGCTGACCAACGGTCGCGCCGAGGTCGTCCTGGGCAGCGGGAACTTCGGCGTACTGGCCCAGTACAAGATCGACTGGGCCAAGACCAAGCCCCTCACCCGGGTGAAGGAGGCCGTGGCGGTCGTCCGCACCCTGCTCGACGAGGGCACCATCACCCGCGACGGCGAGTTCTACTCCTACGACGGCCTGTTCACCTTCGCCCGCCCGGTGCAGGAGCGGCTGCCGGTCAAGATCGGCGCGATGCGCGGGCCGAAGTCCTTCCAGGCCGCCGGTGAGCTCTCCGACGGCGTGCACCACGCGCTCAGCTACTCGCGCGAGGCGTACGAGTACGCCGTGGAGAACTTCAGGATCGGCGCCGAGCGCGCCGGCAAGGACCACACGACGCTGGACATCGGCGCCTGGGTCGTCTTCGCCGTCGGCCCCGACTCGGCCGCGGCCAAGGAGGCGGCCCGCAGCATGGTCGGCCTGTACGCCTCGGCGATGCCGTCCGAGCAGCTGGAGCGCAACGGCGTCGACCCCGCGGACATGGTCCCCATCATCGAGGCCATCGGTGCGGGCGACCTGGCCAAGGCGATCGAGCTGACCACCCCCGAGATCACCGAGAAGCTCTCCCTCGCCGGCACCCCCGACGAGGTCCGGGCCAAGATCGAGCGGGAGATCGCTCCGACCGGCGTCAACCACATGATCTGCGCGATCACCGACGCCGGCCTGGTGAAGTCGTTCACCGGCCGCGAGGTCGAGGGCGTCGCCGACGTCGACACCCAGCTCCGCCTGATCCACGACGAGCTGATGCCGGCCTTCAAGTGA
- a CDS encoding ABC transporter substrate-binding protein, producing the protein MSQPSQHEPRPYTPGARLSGVRPSHYRGRGRGRGPRRRGRLPVIAAAAAVTAALAAGCSDSGTAARTSVPQVPAQQMIGATEGQLNLINWAGYAENGTTDKTVDWVTPFTRATGCKVNSKIADTSDSMVALMKTGKFDGVSASGDASLRLIYGGDVAPVNTSLLTNYPDIADYLKEQPYNSVNGQMYGVPHGYGANYLMYNREEVPQPPTSWNVVFEKNSPVAGNITVYDSPIYIADAALYLKTHRPDLKITDPYALSEDQFEAAVDLLRQQRPNISQFWHAYGDSVQAFTVKDTHAGTTWQVIANLAKAQKAPVETVLPVEGATGWSDTWMISSRAKNPNCMYRWMNWITTAKVQAQVAQWFGQAAANPKACRYTAKGFCAEYKVGDAAFYKKIAFWKTPVTNCGDDRGNTCVDYSRWSQAWAEIKG; encoded by the coding sequence CCACTACCGGGGGCGCGGACGCGGGCGAGGCCCGCGCCGGCGTGGGCGGCTGCCGGTGATCGCGGCGGCGGCCGCGGTCACGGCGGCGCTCGCCGCCGGCTGCAGCGACTCCGGCACCGCCGCCCGCACCTCCGTGCCGCAGGTGCCGGCGCAGCAGATGATCGGCGCCACCGAGGGACAGCTCAACCTCATCAACTGGGCCGGATACGCCGAGAACGGCACCACCGACAAGACCGTCGACTGGGTCACGCCGTTCACCCGGGCGACCGGCTGCAAGGTGAACTCCAAGATCGCCGACACCTCGGACTCCATGGTCGCCCTGATGAAGACCGGGAAGTTCGACGGGGTGTCGGCGTCCGGCGACGCCAGCCTCCGCCTGATCTACGGCGGGGACGTGGCGCCCGTCAACACCTCGCTCCTCACCAACTACCCCGACATCGCCGACTACCTGAAAGAGCAGCCGTACAACTCGGTCAACGGCCAGATGTACGGTGTCCCGCACGGCTATGGCGCCAACTACCTCATGTACAACCGCGAGGAGGTGCCGCAGCCGCCGACGTCGTGGAACGTGGTGTTCGAGAAGAACTCGCCAGTGGCGGGCAACATCACCGTCTACGACTCGCCCATTTACATCGCCGACGCGGCGCTCTACCTCAAAACGCACCGACCGGACCTGAAAATCACCGATCCCTACGCGCTCTCCGAGGACCAATTCGAGGCCGCCGTGGACCTGCTCAGGCAGCAGCGGCCCAATATCAGCCAGTTCTGGCACGCCTATGGCGACTCCGTCCAGGCCTTCACGGTCAAGGACACGCACGCCGGCACCACCTGGCAGGTGATCGCCAACCTCGCCAAGGCCCAGAAGGCGCCGGTGGAGACGGTCCTGCCGGTCGAGGGCGCCACGGGCTGGTCGGACACCTGGATGATCTCCTCCCGCGCCAAGAACCCCAACTGCATGTACCGCTGGATGAACTGGATCACCACCGCGAAGGTGCAGGCCCAGGTCGCCCAGTGGTTCGGCCAGGCCGCGGCCAACCCCAAGGCCTGCCGCTACACCGCCAAGGGGTTCTGCGCGGAGTACAAGGTCGGCGACGCGGCCTTCTACAAGAAGATCGCCTTCTGGAAGACCCCGGTGACCAACTGCGGCGACGACCGCGGCAACACCTGTGTGGACTACTCACGCTGGTCCCAGGCGTGGGCAGAGATCAAGGGCTAG